The Candidatus Parvarchaeota archaeon genomic interval GTGTGCACTTTGTGAATATGCCGTTTGCGACTACGCCTGGGATGCAGTTGAGGTGCTGCTCCATGCGCACTGGGTCCTTTACCTCCATCTTTGCATCAAGTATATAGTTGCCATTGTCAGAAATAAGCGGCCCGTATTTTCCTGTTCCCGTTCTTGCAAGGGCGTTTATCCCCTCGTCTTTGAGCTGCCTTTTCACCGTGGAATATGCAAAGGGGGTGACTTCTATGGGCACGATGCCTGCAAGTGGCTTGAGCTTTGACTCGTCAACTATGATTGTGAAATCAGTGGCAAAATAAGCGACGACTTTTTCGCGCACAAGTGCTCCGCCCGCGCCTTTTATTGAATGCAGCTTTTCGTTGACTGCATCCGCCCCGTCAACTGCTATGTCCACATGGTCGGTTGCATCAAGCTCTGTTACCCGCAGGCCGCATTTGAATGCCAGGTGTTTTGTGTCATACGAAGTTGGCACGCACGATACGTCCAGGCCCTCCCTTGCCACAAGGCTGCCAAGGCCTTCAATAAAGTAGACTGCAGTGCTGCCTGTCCCTAGACCTACGACCATCCCGTCCTTGACATGCCTGAGTGCCGCAAGCGCAGCCTGTTTTTTTTGCGCCTCAGCTGCGGGGTTTTTTGCCTCCCAGTGCCTTTCCATAAATTAGATTGTTTAATTGGTATTGATAAAGGTTTGGACTAACCACTTGCAATACAACTCCTTGTAGCCGAACTGCACGATTCATCAGAACTACATAGCCAGTATTGCCCGTCTTCTGGCCCGCAGCACTCCTCCATGCCGGTTGTATAAATAATGGAACCGCCGCAGCAAGCTTCGCCTGAAAGCACGGGATTCCCACCGCAAGTCCCGACTCCCTCGCACCACGGGTTGCTGTTTTTGCACGTCTGGCCGGAAGTGCAAGTCCAGATGTTGCCAGGAAAAGCCTGGCTCTTGCAGCAAATTTGATATGACAGGTCAATTAAACTCTTGGTTGTTCCATCAAAGCTTGTACAGCAAGCCATTCCAGCAGGCACTGGTCTGTTGTTATTGCATGTTGATTCGCACGTTATCTGATAGCCATATATGGCAGAAAGAAATGCAGGCGCCGCTACCTGAACAAGCACTGCAATTACTGAGCCTGTCAAAAGCGTAGTTGACCAAACAATGGCGCGCGCTC includes:
- the rpiA gene encoding ribose-5-phosphate isomerase RpiA, translating into MERHWEAKNPAAEAQKKQAALAALRHVKDGMVVGLGTGSTAVYFIEGLGSLVAREGLDVSCVPTSYDTKHLAFKCGLRVTELDATDHVDIAVDGADAVNEKLHSIKGAGGALVREKVVAYFATDFTIIVDESKLKPLAGIVPIEVTPFAYSTVKRQLKDEGINALARTGTGKYGPLISDNGNYILDAKMEVKDPVRMEQHLNCIPGVVANGIFTKCTRVIAGTSKGIKVLGKK